From Sporosarcina sp. Marseille-Q4943, the proteins below share one genomic window:
- a CDS encoding ABC transporter substrate-binding protein, producing the protein MNRYMKALLLLALSVILVAGCSSKKTEEKGAGGETSENSVTIVGTNGEVTLDKPAKKVVVLEWTYAEDLLALGVQPAGMADIQEYHNWVNIDAELSDDVVDVGGRQEPNLEAIAAIEPDLIIGVSFRHDAMLKDLEKIAPTVIFNPYPEDESIDLYKEMTTTFNEIAKAVDKTDEAEKVLAHLDEKYEEAKAEIEKANLKTKDVILTLAYTGPQAPEIRVFTPNSMASQILEKIGLKNVHVPDQFEVFGSSTFNVEGLTKYEDANYLYTVQEEDNVYEKQLKDNAVWRNLNFVKEDRLFNLGEDTWLYGGPLSAETLLNQIVDTMVNK; encoded by the coding sequence ATGAATAGATATATGAAAGCATTATTGTTGCTGGCTCTCAGTGTAATTTTAGTAGCCGGTTGTTCATCGAAGAAAACAGAAGAGAAAGGCGCAGGCGGCGAGACATCTGAAAACAGTGTTACGATCGTCGGAACGAACGGCGAAGTGACGCTCGATAAGCCTGCTAAGAAAGTCGTCGTTCTTGAGTGGACGTACGCGGAAGATCTGCTTGCACTCGGCGTACAGCCTGCTGGTATGGCGGACATCCAGGAATATCATAACTGGGTGAATATCGACGCCGAATTGAGCGATGACGTCGTTGATGTCGGTGGACGGCAAGAGCCAAATTTGGAAGCGATCGCTGCAATTGAGCCGGATTTGATTATCGGTGTCAGCTTCCGTCACGATGCGATGCTGAAAGATTTGGAGAAGATTGCTCCAACAGTCATTTTCAATCCGTATCCGGAAGACGAGTCCATTGACTTATACAAGGAAATGACGACGACCTTCAATGAAATCGCGAAGGCTGTAGACAAGACGGATGAAGCTGAAAAAGTGTTGGCGCATTTAGATGAGAAATACGAAGAAGCGAAAGCTGAAATCGAAAAAGCAAATCTGAAGACGAAGGACGTAATCTTGACGCTCGCGTACACAGGTCCGCAAGCTCCGGAAATCCGGGTATTCACGCCAAATTCAATGGCTTCCCAAATCCTTGAGAAGATTGGCTTGAAAAACGTGCACGTGCCGGACCAGTTTGAAGTATTCGGGTCGAGCACTTTCAATGTCGAAGGCTTGACGAAATACGAGGATGCGAACTATTTGTATACGGTACAGGAAGAAGACAATGTATACGAAAAGCAATTGAAAGATAATGCCGTTTGGAGAAACTTGAATTTCGTAAAAGAAGACCGACTATTTAACCTCGGTGAGGATACTTGGTTGTATGGAGGTCCGCTGTCAGCCGAAACATTGTTGAATCAAATCGTCGATACGATGGTTAATAAATAA
- a CDS encoding iron ABC transporter permease has product MIIGLFLLVVLSFIHLTQGQADYTVSQLLKEVWVEGRIQDIVLSLRLPRLAIGILAGGALAVAGAILQTLTNNPLASASTLGINAGAYFFVVVSMIFFPSVLGNFPFLVALAGAVLSSVLVIVLAGKQMEPVRVALTGMIVSLLFASMTGSLQLLFENQTNGLFLWGSGTLVQLNWSGVSFAGPMIIILFIAALGIAKPMDILSLGEDVASSLGQNVRFVKLMAWAAAILLAATTVSVVGPIGFIGLMAPHIVRMLGVRGHLQIFLQSFLWGAVMMIGADVLGRLIQPGQEVPVGAMTALAGGPWLLYLAWKTAKSHTKGDRQMGGTLKPVKLPVVISIVTILIVAVFALAFSYNGMAWSLEWMKPVVWNFRVPRVLTAFIIGVMLALAGVLLQGVLRNPLADASVLGVTSMGGAGAMLLLVAIPAIPVQYMPLGAVVGATIALGIIMVTAWKNNFQPMLVALMGIAISAFGSAATQVFVVKAKLAVAAALVWLSGSTYGKGWEDVQLSLLLLVLLIGPAIYLTRSLDVLTFGDDVASGLGLSVKSTRVWALIVGVAISTAGVAIVGTIGFVGLVSPHIARRLVGFRHLPLLVVSGLLGGLLLVTADFVGRILIAPKDIPSGLIVALIGTPYLLYLLRKMK; this is encoded by the coding sequence ATGATCATCGGTCTTTTCCTGTTGGTCGTTTTATCCTTCATCCATCTAACGCAAGGCCAAGCTGATTACACAGTTTCCCAACTTTTGAAGGAGGTTTGGGTGGAGGGGCGCATTCAAGATATCGTGCTGTCCCTCCGGCTTCCGCGTCTGGCGATCGGAATCTTAGCGGGTGGAGCGCTCGCTGTTGCGGGTGCGATTTTGCAGACATTGACGAATAACCCATTGGCATCCGCAAGTACGCTTGGCATTAATGCTGGAGCTTACTTCTTTGTCGTCGTTTCAATGATCTTCTTTCCGTCTGTCCTAGGGAATTTCCCTTTCTTAGTCGCGTTAGCGGGCGCTGTGCTATCTTCCGTTCTCGTCATCGTTCTGGCAGGGAAGCAGATGGAACCTGTGCGGGTTGCCTTGACGGGAATGATCGTCTCCTTGCTGTTTGCTTCCATGACAGGCTCATTGCAGCTGTTGTTCGAGAATCAGACGAACGGCCTCTTTTTATGGGGGTCCGGTACGCTTGTGCAGTTAAATTGGAGTGGCGTCTCGTTTGCGGGCCCGATGATTATCATCTTGTTCATCGCTGCGTTAGGCATTGCGAAGCCGATGGATATTCTGTCGTTAGGTGAGGATGTTGCGTCTTCGCTTGGCCAAAATGTGCGCTTCGTCAAATTGATGGCATGGGCGGCCGCGATTTTGCTTGCTGCAACGACGGTGAGTGTCGTCGGTCCAATCGGCTTTATCGGTCTCATGGCTCCGCATATTGTCCGGATGCTAGGCGTCCGTGGCCATTTGCAGATCTTCCTTCAGTCATTCCTATGGGGTGCTGTAATGATGATCGGAGCGGATGTGCTCGGCCGGTTGATTCAGCCCGGACAGGAAGTGCCTGTCGGGGCGATGACAGCATTGGCTGGCGGACCTTGGCTCCTCTATTTGGCTTGGAAGACGGCGAAGTCGCATACGAAAGGCGATCGCCAAATGGGCGGCACGTTAAAGCCGGTCAAACTGCCGGTCGTCATTTCAATCGTTACGATTTTAATTGTCGCTGTTTTCGCATTAGCATTTTCTTATAACGGAATGGCATGGTCTCTTGAGTGGATGAAACCGGTCGTATGGAATTTCCGGGTGCCTCGTGTGCTTACGGCCTTCATCATCGGCGTAATGCTTGCGCTTGCCGGTGTTTTATTGCAAGGCGTCTTACGGAATCCGTTGGCGGACGCAAGTGTGTTGGGCGTCACATCGATGGGTGGCGCCGGAGCGATGTTGCTATTGGTCGCAATTCCGGCAATTCCTGTTCAGTATATGCCGCTCGGTGCTGTAGTAGGAGCTACAATTGCTCTTGGCATCATTATGGTGACAGCTTGGAAAAACAATTTCCAGCCGATGCTCGTCGCTTTGATGGGTATTGCGATATCGGCTTTCGGTTCCGCCGCGACACAAGTGTTTGTCGTGAAGGCGAAATTGGCGGTCGCTGCAGCACTCGTCTGGTTATCGGGCAGCACGTACGGAAAAGGTTGGGAGGATGTGCAACTGTCGTTATTGTTGCTCGTTCTGCTCATCGGTCCAGCCATCTATTTGACACGCAGCTTGGATGTGTTGACGTTCGGGGATGATGTAGCATCGGGACTCGGTTTGTCCGTCAAATCGACGCGTGTCTGGGCGTTGATCGTCGGAGTCGCAATCAGTACGGCAGGAGTCGCGATTGTTGGAACAATCGGCTTCGTCGGATTGGTGTCTCCTCATATCGCCCGTAGATTAGTAGGTTTCCGCCACTTGCCGCTGCTCGTCGTTTCAGGTTTACTAGGCGGTTTGCTCCTAGTGACGGCGGACTTTGTCGGACGCATATTGATCGCGCCGAAAGACATCCCGAGCGGACTTATCGTAGCGCTGATCGGCACGCCTTATTTGTTGTACTTATTGAGGAAAATGAAATGA